The proteins below come from a single Corylus avellana chromosome ca3, CavTom2PMs-1.0 genomic window:
- the LOC132174521 gene encoding G-type lectin S-receptor-like serine/threonine-protein kinase At4g27290, with the protein MESSTLPFTFIVLNLVFFCFQISLAVDSITRSQTVTDGRTLVSKDGSFELGFFSPGSSKSRYLGIWYKKIPDTAVVWVANRVNPINDSSGILAINGRGNVLLLDSSKTVVWSTNSSKQPQNPVLQLLDSGNLVLRDDGKDGNSDNYLWQSFDYPSDICGRA; encoded by the coding sequence ATGGAAAGTAGTACTCTTCCCTTTACGTTTATTGTTCTTAACTTGGTCTTTTTCTGCTTCCAAATCTCCTTAGCAGTTGACAGCATTACTCGATCACAAACTGTCACTGATGGCAGAACCTTAGTTTCCAAAGACGGAAGCTTTGAACTTGGTTTCTTCAGTCCCGGGAGTTCCAAGAGTCGTTACTTGGGAATTTGGTACAAGAAAATCCCAGATACAGCTGTCGTTTGGGTTGCAAACCGGGTTAACCCAATCAATGACTCATCTGGGATTTTGGCAATAAACGGCAGGGGCAATGTTCTCCTCCTCGACAGCAGCAAGACGGTTGTTTGGTCTACAAACTCTTCGAAACAGCCTCAGAATCCAGTGTTGCAACTCCTAGATTCGGGAAATCTTGTCTTGAGAGATGATGGGAAAGATGGAAATTCAGACAACTATTTGTGGCAGAGCTTTGATTACCCATCTGATATTTGTGGCAGAGCT